Genomic DNA from Methanofollis sp. W23:
CAGAGCCAAAAAAAGAGAATATTGTTCGGATACACTTCATTTCATCCGAACGATGAACATACGATCATGCATCTCAGTGTATATCCCGGGAACCAGAGCAATTGATCTCCCCCTTCACCCAGCCGGCCAGCGAGCGCTGGATATACCTTGCCAGCGGGATGTCTGACCCGATCACCGCATAGCGTTCAGAACCCGTCCCCCCGATATAGATGAAATCTTTCTCGTCGACAAAGATGACACACTCCATGTCGGCCCCATCGTTTCTCATGTGTTGATCATCGAGTAAACCGGCAACAATACCGCTTGCCACATAGATCGGGAGATCGATCCCGGCATAGGCGCCGGCGTCGCGGACGATGATCGCGAGATCGATCCGCCGGTCAAACGCCCTGAGGGCCCTGAGGTGCCGTTGCAAGAACGCAGGAGTATGACAGAGGATGGTCATCTGATCCTTCGTCTTCCTGAAGAGTGAATTGAGGTGATTCTCGATCGCCCACTCGCTCTTCAGCAGGATCACTGGATCAGGGGAAGGAGGCCGGGGGAACGAGACCGCATGGATCGCCTCGCGCGTCTCCTCCAGAGAGCAGATATAGTCCTCCTTCAGGCGGTCGATCACCTGGTCGGGGTCAAGGAGATAGAAGACGGTGGGGGTCCCTTCCATCACACCGATAAAACCTCGGCGCACAAGGTCGTGGAGGATCTCGTAGATCCGGCCCCTCGGGACTGTGCTCACCTCATGGATGTCCCGTGCGGTCGCCTTCCTCAGACCGACCAGGGCGGCATAGACCTTTGCCTCATATTCATTGAGCCCAAGGTGGCGGAGAAGTGGGACGAGTGTATCGGCCATTGCTCCTCTGTTGGGTTGCAACAAGAGTAATAATTTCCGAAGAGGACAGGAACATGCGACGCAGCAGTGGGAAAGGAGACGCAGATCCCGTCAGATCAGGCCCTGACGCGCCGCCGGGATCCTGAGATGACGGGACAGGTCTGATTCTGGCTCTATTTTGCCGCGATTTTACCTGAAACTCCACAGAGTTGCACCAATACTATATGATATGATTGCTGAAAGGTGAGAGGAAAGATGACATGAACCCCCCCACCTCGCAGGCCAGGGGCACACACCGGCCGCGAATCCGCCTCGATCCATGGCTCTGGATCGTGGGGATTCTGGAACAGGAGAGGCAGCCACGTCACAGATCTGGATTGAAAACTGATTTTTGCCTCCGCCGGTCTGCCGGGAAGCAGTGGAACTCCTTCACCATCTTACGATAGATGATGAGACCGTGGAAGGAGACGGCATCGCCCTTGTCATCGGGATCGCCATGCGAGCCCTGAGACTCCCGGAAAGCAGGTTTCATATCGCCGACATTCAAAAAATCGAGGACACCGCCATCGAATACGGTGTTGCGATCGCAGGCAGAGATGCCAGCGCAATCGCTCGTGACGTGACGGCGATGATCATCGCCGACTACGACCAGTGACCCACCACACCCACGGAAAATCACACCATGAAACGACTCTACGTCCTCCTTGCGGAGGCCATCAACACTCGTCCCTTCGCCGTGCTCGGCATTGCCGCCGCCGTCTTCATGCTCGCCCTCTTCGGCCTCTCGATGGTGGGTATGGAGACCGGGGACGACACGTACATCGACAAGACCACTCCCAGAGGCGCCACCCTCGCCCATTACGCCGACACCTACGGTTCGGACGCCATCATGCTCATCTTCGAGAGCGACGACGTCACCGATCCCGAGGTGCTCGCGTACATCGAGAGTCTTGAAGACGACATCAGGACCGAGCAGTACGTCGACCAGGTCTCTGGCATCCCAGACCTGATGAAAGAGGCGAACGGCGGGGTCATGCCCGTGTCACGAGGGGAGGTGAATGCCGTCCTGGCGCAGGCGCCGTCCGGCACCCTCGACCGCTACCTCCCGTCCATGCTCATGACCATCGTCAGCATCACCATCGAACCAGGGGTGGCGAGCAGTGTCCAGGAGCAGGTGCTCGACAATGTCAGGACCGTCATCGAGATCTCTGAACCCCCCGCGGGGGTCGCGGTCACGGTCTCTGGGAGCCCGGCGTTCTCGCAGGAGATGGGAGAGGAGATGGGGCAGTCGATGGGGATGCTCATTCTCGCGGCGATGCTCCTGATGGTGCTTGCCGTCACCTTCCTCTTCTCCCATGTCCGCTACCGCCTCCTCCCGGTCTTTATCGTAGGGACCGGCCTGATCTTCACCTTCGGGTTCATGGGGCTTGCCGGGATCCCGATCAGCATGACGGTCATCGGCGCCTTCCCGGTGCTCATCGGGATCGGGATCGACTATGCGATCCAGTTCCATTCGCGGTTCGACGAGGAGCGACGGCATACTTCCATCCCTGAAGCAGTGTCGGCGACGGTCACCAGGGCGGGACCCTCAGTGCTCATCGCCATGGTGGCGACCTCCATCGGGTTCATCGCCATGTTCGTCTCCCCGGTCCCGATGGTCGCCGACTTCGGGGTCACCTGCACCATCGGCGTCGTCTCCTGTTACCTGGCGGCGCTGATCGTCGTCCCGGTCTTCGGGACTATCATGAAATACCGGCCACGAGAGGGAGGCGGGAAACTCGACGACGTTGAAGCCTGCGAACTCGACTGGGAGGGGTGCGAGGAGGAACCGACGCATGCCGCGGGGTCGCGCGGCTCGTTCATCGAGCGCTACAACCGTCTCCTCGGGAAGAGCGCGTACTGGATCGCGAAAAACCCGGTCCCGGTCCTGCTGATCTTCGGGCTGGTCGCCTTTACCGGGATCTACCTGGACCAGGACGTCCCGATCAATGCCGACGAGGAGACTTTCGTCCCGCAGGACATGCCGGCCCTCCAGGACATGAAGAAGGTGACGCGGACGATGGGTTCGACGAACACGGTCCCGATCATCGTGACCGGCGACGATGTGCTCGGCATGGATACTCTCGGCTGGATCGACGAGTTCGGGGCCTACGAGTTGCGGACCAACGACAAGGTCACCGGGGTCACGAGCATCGCCACCCTGGTGCGGCAGTATAACGGCGGCGTCCTCCCGTCGACCGAGAGCGAGGTCGAGAGAGTGCTTGCCGGGATCCCTGAGGAGACGAAGGAGCGCTACCTCAACGGCGGGATGGAGGCGGTGATGGAGTTCTCCACCGTGGACATGGAGATGGACGTGGCCAGGTCGATGATCAAGAACGTGGAAAAGGACGTCGAGTGGATGGAGGCCCCGCCAGGGACCCATGCCAGGGTGACCGGCGGCATCGAGATGTTCGCCTCGCTGATGGACGACATCGCTCACTCAAAGACGATGATGGTGCTTGCAGGGTTCATCTTCATCCTTGTCTTCCTCCTCCTGGTCTACCGGAAGGCGAACGCCGTCACGCCTCTCATCCCGATCATCATGATCGTCGGGTGGAATGGGGCGATCATGTACTTCCTGGGCCTCGACTACACCCCGATGACCGCCACCCTCGGGTCGATGACCATCGGGGTGGCCTCTGAGTATACGATCCTGATCATGGAGCGGTGCGAGGAGGAACTTGCCAGGGGCCTCGATATCTACGAGGCGATCCAGACGAGCGTGCAGAAGATCGGGACCGCGGTCACGGTCTCGGGGATGACCACGGTCTTCGGGTTCTCGGCGCTGACTCTCTCGGCCTTCAATATCATCTCGAACTTCGGGATCGTGACGGTGATCACCGTCGGGTTCTCGCTGGTGGGAGCGATCCTGGTGATGCCGGCGGTCCTCTCGCTGATGTACCGCGTCACCCACCGCCGGGACGGCGAGGGGCGGCGGGCGGCACCGGCGGCGTAGGTGAATTACGGTTCTGGAGAGACCCTCATCTATTCCTGATGTGAGCGTGACTCAACCTCCTTTCCCATCATCTCACCAGGGGCCCTCCCCCCGGACCCCCGGGACCACGATGAGGACGGGAAGGCAGAATCGACGACCATGACGAGTGTGGTGCCGCCCTCGCCCTATCGTGTGGTGGGGGGTCCGGGGGGTGCACCCTCCAAGCGCGATCGAGGGAAAAGAGGCACATGATCAGAAGCCCCCTCCGACCTATCTATGAGGGTTTCTACAGAGCCGGGGTTTCGGCTTTGTAGAAATCATCTTGATGGTTCTCTTTGCCAGGGGGGCGGACTGCAACCCCCTCTCCGTGGTCATCTCTCCGCCTTCCCGACCTTATCTTTATCCCAGAGCCCTGGGGCCATGCCCCCGGCGTGAGCATGAGGGAAGGCGATGGATGAAGGTCACAGGGGGGTTGTGGTGATGAAAAGAGGATGTTTTGGCCATGTAGAATCTGGCATGAGTCGAGAGCACGCCTCAGGCATATGGGATGAAACTATCATCTCAAATTTGATCAATTCTTGACCCTCATCCTTTTACGAACAAGGAGTGATCGAAGTCGAGCATCATGCCGCCCCTCGGCTCTCTTCGTCGTGGGGGGTCCGAGGATGAAGATTGGGCCGGGAAGGCATATTCGAACTCCCTGAATAGGGATTGCCGCCCCCGACCTATCGTGGTGCGGGGGGTTCGGGAGGCGGACCAGAGTTCGCACTTTTCATGGAGATATTTTTTCTGGGCGACCGAGAGGAACCCCGCAGGATCCGCCAGTCGGCGAACCCCTTTCTCTCGCCACTTCAAGAGAAGAGAGGGAAGACAAGATCAGAAGAGCCGACGAGAGAATTCATTCTCAGGAGTCAGACTCCCATCGAGAGTGAGATCAGACCAGAAAAAAATCTGAATAATCGCTCTAAACCGACAGTATGCCAATCATCACACCCTGACAAAACACCGCCTCCGCTCACCCCACGAAGACAACACAAAAGAAAGAGGCCGGGGCCGAGATTTGAACCCGGGTCGGGGGATCCACAATCCCCTAGGATGACCGACTACCCTACCCCGGCAAAAGGCTTCTACTATATTGTATCCCACCACACATTAACCTATCGGCATATTCTGGCATTCAGGGGACGAGGGCCCCGTATCCTGTGCCGGTGCAAGAGGGCGGGTGAGCATTAATAGGGGGAAGCACCTTAATATAGTCAAAATCCCGATACCCTGGATAGACGGGAGTTTCGCGAGCGCATAAGGACGGTACCGGCCCTTCAGACCAGAATTACCAGAACCGTTGCCGGCCGCCACCCCATAAAGCGGGGAGCGTTGACTACACCAGCGTGTGAAAGGGGGCATGGAACCAATGGGCAAGAAGAAAAAAAAGCAATCAAAAAAGAGCGAAGGACCAAAGATCAGGACGCCGATCGTCTGCGTCCTCGGGCACGTCGACCATGGCAAGACCTCACTCCTTGACTGGATCCGCGGCTCCTCGGTGACCAACGGCGAGGCCGGGGCGATCACCCAGCATATCGGGGCGACGGTCGTCCCCCTGGACGCCATCCAGAAGATGAGCGGTGCGTTTGAAAAACTGCAGATCAACGTCCCGGGCCTGCTCTTCATCGACACTCCCGGCCACCACGCCTTCACCACCCTCCGCGCCCGCGGCGGCGCCCTCGCCGACATGGCCATCCTCGTCGTCGACATCAACGAAGGCTTCCAGCCGCAGACCATCGAGGCCCTTGAGATCCTCAGGGCCTGCCGCACCCCCTTTGTCGTGGCCGCCACCAAGATCGACCGGATCCACGGGTGGCGGGTGAACACCAACGCACCCTTCAGGAAGACCTTCGAGGCCCAGGGCGACCGCGTCAAGATGGACCTGGAAAACAAGACCTACGAGTTGATCGGCACCCTCTCTGAGAAAGGCTTCAACTGCGAACGCTTCGACCGGGTCTCAGACTTTGCCAGGAACATCGCGATCGTCCCCCTCTCAGGGGTCACCGGAGAGGGGGTGCCCGACCTCCTCATGATGCTCATCGGACTTGCCCAGCGCTACCTCACCGAGGCGCTCGAGGTCGAGGTCGACGGCCCAGGGGCAGGGACCGTCCTTGAGGTAAAGGAGGAGCGCGGCCTTGGGATGACCCTTGACGTCATCCTCTATGACGGCACCCTTGCGGTCGGTGACGAGATCGCGGTCGCCTCCTCTGACGGCGTGATCAACACCAAGGTCCGCTCCCTCCTCAAGCCCAGGCCCATGTCCGAGATCCTGGTCGAGGAGAAGTTCGAACGGGTCAAGTCGGTCACCGCCGCCGCGGGGATCAAGGTCGCCGCCCCCAGACTCGACACCGTCATCTCAGGTTCCCCGATACGGGCCATCCCCAGCGCCGACGAGATCGACGAGGTCAACGAAGAGGTCCGCCGCGAGGTCGAGGAGATCCATGTCACCCTCTCAGACGAAGGGATCTTTATCAAGGCCGACACCATCGGCGCACTTGAAGCCCTGGCCAAAGAACTCGAAGGGCACGGGATCCAGATCATGAAGGCCGAGGTCGGCCCGGTCAACAGGCACGACCTTATCGAGGTCGAGACGATCAAGGACCCCTTGAACGCCGTGCTCCTTGCCTTCAACACCCCCATCCTCCCAGACGCCCTCGACATCCTCAAACAACCGACCTGCAAGGTCTCGATCTTCCCAGGCGACGTCATCTACCAGCTCATCGACGACTACACCGAATGGGCCGAGGAACAGAAACGCAAGATCGAAGCGGCACGCTTTGAGCGGATCATCCTGCCGGCAAAGATTCGGATCCTGGAAGGCTGCATCTTCAGGCAGAGCAACCCCGCGGTGGTCGGGGTCAGGGTGCTCGGCGGAAAACTGCGGAGCGGCGTGCGGTTGATGCGCAAGGACACCAAAGGGATCGGAACCGTCAAGACCATCCAGGTCGAGCAGGAAAATGTCCCGGTGGCAGACGAGGGGGCCGAGGTCGCGGTCGCGATCGAAGGCGCCACTGTCGGGCGGCAGATCAACGAAAACGACGAGTTGTATGTCTATATCCCGGAAAATCACGTAAAAGTACTTGAAACAGAGATGCTCTCCAACC
This window encodes:
- a CDS encoding TrmB family transcriptional regulator, with translation MADTLVPLLRHLGLNEYEAKVYAALVGLRKATARDIHEVSTVPRGRIYEILHDLVRRGFIGVMEGTPTVFYLLDPDQVIDRLKEDYICSLEETREAIHAVSFPRPPSPDPVILLKSEWAIENHLNSLFRKTKDQMTILCHTPAFLQRHLRALRAFDRRIDLAIIVRDAGAYAGIDLPIYVASGIVAGLLDDQHMRNDGADMECVIFVDEKDFIYIGGTGSERYAVIGSDIPLARYIQRSLAGWVKGEINCSGSRDIH
- a CDS encoding RND family transporter, with translation MKRLYVLLAEAINTRPFAVLGIAAAVFMLALFGLSMVGMETGDDTYIDKTTPRGATLAHYADTYGSDAIMLIFESDDVTDPEVLAYIESLEDDIRTEQYVDQVSGIPDLMKEANGGVMPVSRGEVNAVLAQAPSGTLDRYLPSMLMTIVSITIEPGVASSVQEQVLDNVRTVIEISEPPAGVAVTVSGSPAFSQEMGEEMGQSMGMLILAAMLLMVLAVTFLFSHVRYRLLPVFIVGTGLIFTFGFMGLAGIPISMTVIGAFPVLIGIGIDYAIQFHSRFDEERRHTSIPEAVSATVTRAGPSVLIAMVATSIGFIAMFVSPVPMVADFGVTCTIGVVSCYLAALIVVPVFGTIMKYRPREGGGKLDDVEACELDWEGCEEEPTHAAGSRGSFIERYNRLLGKSAYWIAKNPVPVLLIFGLVAFTGIYLDQDVPINADEETFVPQDMPALQDMKKVTRTMGSTNTVPIIVTGDDVLGMDTLGWIDEFGAYELRTNDKVTGVTSIATLVRQYNGGVLPSTESEVERVLAGIPEETKERYLNGGMEAVMEFSTVDMEMDVARSMIKNVEKDVEWMEAPPGTHARVTGGIEMFASLMDDIAHSKTMMVLAGFIFILVFLLLVYRKANAVTPLIPIIMIVGWNGAIMYFLGLDYTPMTATLGSMTIGVASEYTILIMERCEEELARGLDIYEAIQTSVQKIGTAVTVSGMTTVFGFSALTLSAFNIISNFGIVTVITVGFSLVGAILVMPAVLSLMYRVTHRRDGEGRRAAPAA
- the infB gene encoding translation initiation factor IF-2, with protein sequence MGKKKKKQSKKSEGPKIRTPIVCVLGHVDHGKTSLLDWIRGSSVTNGEAGAITQHIGATVVPLDAIQKMSGAFEKLQINVPGLLFIDTPGHHAFTTLRARGGALADMAILVVDINEGFQPQTIEALEILRACRTPFVVAATKIDRIHGWRVNTNAPFRKTFEAQGDRVKMDLENKTYELIGTLSEKGFNCERFDRVSDFARNIAIVPLSGVTGEGVPDLLMMLIGLAQRYLTEALEVEVDGPGAGTVLEVKEERGLGMTLDVILYDGTLAVGDEIAVASSDGVINTKVRSLLKPRPMSEILVEEKFERVKSVTAAAGIKVAAPRLDTVISGSPIRAIPSADEIDEVNEEVRREVEEIHVTLSDEGIFIKADTIGALEALAKELEGHGIQIMKAEVGPVNRHDLIEVETIKDPLNAVLLAFNTPILPDALDILKQPTCKVSIFPGDVIYQLIDDYTEWAEEQKRKIEAARFERIILPAKIRILEGCIFRQSNPAVVGVRVLGGKLRSGVRLMRKDTKGIGTVKTIQVEQENVPVADEGAEVAVAIEGATVGRQINENDELYVYIPENHVKVLETEMLSNLNPGTREVLEEYTTIRRKDNPFWGK